The sequence GAATTCTGTCTGCCGAACACGGCTACATCGAGGCGACTTTGCTCACCCCCGAGCAGTTGTACGGGGCGTGCCTCGACAACCTGACGGCGATGCTCGGCAACCTCGCCGGGATCGCGCCGATCCGGCTGGAGGCTGCGCGGGCAGCCGGCCAGCTGAAGGCCGAACAGGGTGTGCCGCTCGCCGCCCTGCTCCACGCGTTCCGACTCGGTGGCCGACTGATCTGGGATGAGCTGATGGACCGCTCGGAGGGCCGGGCCACCAACGCGCTGCTCGAGATGGCTGCGCAGGTGTGGGCGTTGGTGGATGTGTATTCCGACAGTGCCGCGGAGTCCTACCGCGAGACCGCTGACCTCCGTGCCCGGGAGGACGCCGAGTCGCGCGGCCGGCTCGTGAGGACGCTTTTCGGGGAGCACTCGGCGAATCCGGCGGGAGCTGCCGATGCGCTGCGGACGTTCCGCATCCCCGAGCACAGCACCTTCGTGGTCGTGTCGGTCGAATCGGCGGCGTCACCGTGTTCGGCGGATCTGCTGGAGGCCGAACTGCGCGGCGTGGGAGTCGAGTCCGTGTGGGACACGGAGGTCGACGGCCGAATCGGGTTGCTGTGGGCGTCCACCGCCGACTTCGTCGAGGCAGCGCTGACATTTCTCGGCCGCGCCGACGCACGGGTCGGGGTCAGCTCCACATTCACCCGGCCGGCGGGGACGAGCGCCGCCGTCGAGCAGGCACGTGTCGCCCGCCGGTGCGCGGGACTTGGTGGTAGCACGGTCACGCGATACGAGTCCGTGCCCGTCTCGCTGCTGCTGGTCAGTGCGCCGGAAGCGAGCAAGCTCGCGGCGGGCCAGATTCTCGGACCGGTGTTGGCGCTGCCGCCGGAGGAGCAGGACAGTCTGCTCTCCACACTCGACGCGTGGTTCGCCTGCCACGGCTCCACCACTGCGGCCGCAGCGCAGCTGCACTACCACCGCAACACCGTGCTGTACCGGTTGCGCAGGATCCACAGCCTCACCGGGCGGAACTTCTCGGATCCCATCGACGCCGCCGAACTTTATGTCGGCCTGCGGGCGCATCAACTGCTCGCTTCCTGAAACGAGTCCCCGAACACGTCGCAGGCCCGACAATAAGTGCCAGTCGGCCGTCGTAGCCCGGGGATGCCGGGCAGTGGGGCAGTGCAATGGGATTCGTCATCGGATTTGCGCCGTGGATCGTCTACTGGATTCTCGTGGGCAACACGGGGTTCGTCACTGCAGTCGCCGTCGCGTTCGGTATCGCGCTGGCCGGGCAGGTGCTGCAACGGGCGCGCCGTCAACCGTCGCGCACTCTCGAAGTGGGCACCGTTGCCGTTTTCGCACTGCTGCTGATTGCAGCCCTCCTCGTCGACGACGCCGTTCTGGCGCGATGGTTGCAGCCGCTGAGTAACTTCGGACTCTTCGCGATCGCCGCGGTCGGCGTACTGGTGGGCCGGCCGTTCGTCCGCGAATATGCGGTGGGAAGCGTCGACGCCGCGACAGCTGCAGGCGGCGGCTTCCGGTACGTCACTACGGCGATGACCTGGATGTGGGTGGCTGCATTCGGTGCAATGACGCTGGTGTCGCTGATACCGCCGATCGTCGATGGTGACGCAACCATGCGCGATGACGGGGACCCCCTGTCGATCGTCTGCTACTGGGTTCTGCCCTACACGCTGATGGGTGTGGCCGGGTTGGTCTCGGCGATGTTTCCCGGGTGGTTCGACAAGACGTCGCATCTTCTCGCGGAGCAGTCCTCGATGGAGCCGACGGTGGTATCGCGACCGTCGCCGCCCGAGGACCGGGTGGAGGGGAGCCTGGTCCTCGACGTCGTCGAGGATTCCCGCCACGATCAACCCTTCGCGGTCGCCGTGCGCGGCGCGGAGCCGGGTGCCGCGCTTACTGTCCGGACCACAGGAACGGATCTCTTCGGCTCGCAGTGGCGTTCGGAGGCAGTGTTCGTGGTCCCTGCCGACGGAACCGTCGACGTCACCTCGCGGGCACCGGTGCGCGGCGACTGGGATGTGGCAGACAGCGACGCCCCGCTGTGGGCGATGCGGTTCGTGTCGGACGATCGCGTACCCGAACTGTTCGTGCCCCCCGCCGGTCCATGGAACGTCACGGTCGACGTCACGTCTGCGCAGGGAAGGGTGCGGCGGACCGTGATCCGTCGCGCTGCCGCCCCGGGCGTCACGGTCACCGAACGGGAGGTCGACGGCCGCCCCGCGCTCCTCGCCCTACCCGCCGGCGACGCGCCCACCGCGGGGTGGCCGGGAGTCGTGTGTTTCGGCGGCTCCGAGGGTGGCGTCGACTCGCAGCGCTCCAACCTGGAGATGCTCGCATCACACGGCTGGTCCGCGCTGGCGTATTCGTGGGTCGACGAACCGGGCACGGAGCCGACACTGGTCGACATCCCGCTCGAACGGTTCGCGACTGCGGTCACGTTCCTGCGGACACTCGCACAGGTGGACGGCGATCGCGTAACCGCCGTCGGTACGTCCCGCGGTGCGGAAGGACTGCTCGCCGCCGCCTGCGACGGATTGCTCGACGTGAATGGTCTCGTACTGACGAGCCCGAGTTCGGTGTCGTGGCAGGCCATCGGACCCGAGGGAGAAATCCCCGATACGCCGTCGTGGACGCGTCGCGGCCGGGCAGTCCCCTGGGCGCCCCTCCCCGGCGGGACCCTGATGCCGCAGCTCATCCGGAACGCGTGGCACGCCCACCGCGACATCGCCGCAGGGCGGCCCAGCCTGCTTCGGCTCGGCACCGCCTACCGTGCCGGTCTCGCCGCCGCACCGGCGAATTCGATACTGCACTCCGAGCGTGTCGCAGCGCCGCTCCTGTGCCTGACCGGTGAGGACGACGAGCTCTGGCCATCGGCCGACATGGCCACCGCCCTTCTGGCGCGGCGCGCGGAACGACACGACGAGCACCGGTGCTTTCCCGGCGCCGGCCACCTGGTTCGGTGGGGAATGTTTCCGTCGGGTGCCCAATGGACCGGTGGCATCGCCCTCGGTGGGGGCGGCATCGGGCAGGCGCGTGCCCAACGCGAAGCGATACAGTGCGTCCTCGGTTTCCTGTCCCGCACGGCCGCCACGACGAGTGCCTGATGGGCACCGGAGGCGGGAATACCGCATCCTCGGACCGCGTCGTCGGATCGATCGTCGACATGGCAGGTGTCTCGCGGGCCAAAGTGTTTCCGCGCTCACGGTTGTCGGCCTTCGCCGAAGCGGGGGCGGGGGCGTCATCGAGCTGGAGTGTGTTTTGCGTCGACGACCATCTCGCGTTCACGCCCTCCTTCTCCGTGACCGGCGATCTTCGGCTCCGCATCGACCCCGACGAGGTCCGGGACCTCGGCAACGGCACGTACTGGGCTCCGGCGAATCTCTGCGAGCAGGACGGAACACCGTCGCAGGCGTGCACCCGAGGCGCGCTGCGGCGGGTGACGACGCGGTTGGCGGAGTCCGGTCTGAGCGCACGAACCGGCCACGAGATCGAGTTCACGCTCTTCGACGCGGCGAGCACCGAAGAATGGTCCGCATACGGCCTCAATGCCGTTCTCGCGCAGGAAGAATTCATCGAACGGCTGCTGGCGGCGGCGTCGAGCGCCGAGCTGCCGATCGAACAGGTCCACGCCGAGGCTGGGCTGAATCAATTCGAGGTGGCGCTCGCCCCCGCGGATCCCGTCGAGGCGGCCGACAATGCGGTGCTGGCCCGCGCCCTGATCAGCCGGGTCGCGCGCGTTCAGGGACTCCGGGCGTCGTTCTCACCTATGCCCGTCGCAGGTGGGGCGGGAAACGGTGCCCATCAGCACGTGTCGTTCACCGAACGCGGCCTGCCGATCCTGTCGGGAGGGCCGGGCCCGCACGGGCTCACTCTCGCCGGTGGTGCCGCGGTCGCCGGGATTCTGCGAGCGCTACCCGAGTTCACGGCCGTTCTCGCCGGGTCGGTGCTGTCGCACCTGCGTTTGCGCCCAGGCATGTGGTCGGGGGTGTTCCGCTGCTGGGGCCTGGAAAACCGCGAGGCAGCCGTCCGCCTCTGCGCGGACACTGCCGGGAATCCGCACGGCGCGAACCTGGAAATCAAACCTATCGACCCGTCCGCGAACCCGTATCTGAGTAGCGCCGCCATTCTCGGTGCCGCCCACGACGGCATCACCGGCGGGCTTACGCTCCCGGACGAGGTGTCGGTCGACCCCGCGGACTTGTCCGGCACCCACGCCGTCGATCTTCTCCCGACCCTGTCGTCCGACATGCTCGGAGCATTCGAATCGTCGGCGCTCGCGCGCGACTTGTTCGGGCCGCTGATCATGGAAGCGCTCGTGGCGGTCAGGGGTTACGAGCACGCCGAATACCGGGCGAAACCGGTCGACGAGGTCGCGCAACGCTTCCGGTACGCGTGGACGTCCTAGTCAGTTGCGGAACTCCGGATGCGGAACCGCGGTCACACGTTCGTGTGAGGACGTCCGCTATTCTTTCCACGGTCGCCGAGCATGTCGGTGACCCGGGTCCGGGGGTGGACCTCGATGCGGATATCAGGGGGAGAATTCGTTGTCAGAGGGCGATATGACGTGGCCGGACAGTGTCATTGCGTCGCTGGACGGGACCGGTGCGACGCAGCGTCCGCTGGACGCCGTCCCCGGGTTGCCGCCGATACTCGGCGGACGAGACGTTGCGGTTGTCAAGGTCGACCCCGACATGCTGCGTGCGATGTCCACCGCGCTCGGTGGCATTGCGCGTGAGGTCGAGGCGTTGGGTGGCCGCCGTAGCTTCGAGCATGCGGTTCGGGCCGTCGAGGGGTCCGACACAGCGGCAGCGTGCCGGGACGCCGGCGACATCCTCGCGTCCGCGCTGGGAGTCGCGGCCAGTCGCATCGACGAGATGGCGTTCATCGCGGGTGACGGGGCCGAGAACTACGAGGTCACCGACACGTCGTTCGCGTCGCAGTTGTCGGCGATGGGAGAGATGTGATTCCGCGTAGGTCGCAACTGCATGTCTGGAATCCGCGGGATCTCACACTGGCGGGCGAGGAAATCGGACGGACCGCCGAAGACACGCGAACCCGAGCGGACGACGTCCTGCGTGCTGTCGCGGATCTGGGCCGGAACGACGACTGGCGCGGTCCGGCGCAGGCGGCTGCCGAGTTGCGAGCGAACAGTGAGCGCACGGAAATCCGAAGGCTCGCCGACGATCTGGAGGATCTGTCGAACGCACTCGTCGGTGGGGCCGATCGCCTCGGCCATGCGCGGGACTATGTCGCCATCGTGATCGACAAGGCGGCAACCGACGGATTCACCGTCTCCGACGACTGGCAGATCGTCAGCCCGCCGACGACGATGAGCGAGGCCGAGGCCGCCGAACATGCCGACCTGCTGGAGTACTGGCGCAGCCAACTCGGTGCAGCGCTGACGGAACTCGACACCGCCGATCGGGACATGGCGACGGCGATCCGGGACGCGCTCGGCGCCGTGGCGGCGAGCGCCCCGGCGTCCGCGGGCCTGTCGGGGCACGAGGGCGCCGCGCTCGGCGAGCAGGTCGCGCGAGCCGGTTCCGACATTCCGCAGGACGTCCGTGACCGTGTTGCCCGGGAAATCGCGGCCGCAGGGCTCACTCCCGAACAAGTGAAGACGCTGGCCGACGGCGGCAAGGTCACCGATCTTCCACAGGGAACGATCGACTTCCTGCAGCAGTTTTATACGGCGGCAGGCAAGGACGGCTTCCTCGCCCTGTCCGAGCAGTACAGCGAGAACGGACGCACCGAGGCCGCCAGCGCGCTGTCCAACGGTCTCGCCGCGGTGTCGAACTACAACGTCGGCAGTGCCGGCGGAGACGTCGGCGGTCGGAGCCACATCCCGGAAAGCCTTCGAGGGCTATTCGAGGGCCCGGTGACGTCGACCGGCAACCTCACGAAGGGTGCGCACGACGCCCCGCAACCTTCTTTGGTCGTCAACAACGGCGACGACCTGGCACGCTTCACCAAAGCCTTCGGTCTCGCGGACCCGGGCGTCCAGCAGGGCAGTGAGCTGAGCGAGAGCCTCCTCTCCCGTGCCGGCGAGATCGCCTCGGCCACCAACGACAAGAGTCTCTTGATCGGGGACTCGTTCGACCACAACACGCTGGGCCGAGACAGCGTCGACACCCTCCTGCAGGACATGGTCGGCGTCGGTGGTCGCGATCATGTCGCGGTCCACAACATCCTGTCCGGCGAAGGCATGCAGGCCGACTACAACCGCGACGACGTCATCATGCCTCTGCTGCAACGTGATTGGGTTGACGGCGGCGAACAGAAGGTGGCCGGGATGTTCGACTGGATCGCCGACGACGCCAGGCCCTCCGATCCGTCCGATCCCGGCGAAATCTTCCGGTCGCGACAGGCCGGCGAATCGGCATTCGGACTCGCACAGATCCTCGCCGCGAAAGACGCCGAGCTACTCGATATCCCGGGGATGAAGGGGCAGGCAATCGGTGAGGTGAACCCCGACATCACGCAGGCGTTGGGCGCAACGCTCGC comes from Rhodococcus oxybenzonivorans and encodes:
- a CDS encoding PucR family transcriptional regulator; translated protein: MVASPDIAPSPTDLLGDMLESVNELSQTLTERILSAEHGYIEATLLTPEQLYGACLDNLTAMLGNLAGIAPIRLEAARAAGQLKAEQGVPLAALLHAFRLGGRLIWDELMDRSEGRATNALLEMAAQVWALVDVYSDSAAESYRETADLRAREDAESRGRLVRTLFGEHSANPAGAADALRTFRIPEHSTFVVVSVESAASPCSADLLEAELRGVGVESVWDTEVDGRIGLLWASTADFVEAALTFLGRADARVGVSSTFTRPAGTSAAVEQARVARRCAGLGGSTVTRYESVPVSLLLVSAPEASKLAAGQILGPVLALPPEEQDSLLSTLDAWFACHGSTTAAAAQLHYHRNTVLYRLRRIHSLTGRNFSDPIDAAELYVGLRAHQLLAS
- a CDS encoding acyl-CoA thioesterase/bile acid-CoA:amino acid N-acyltransferase family protein codes for the protein MGFVIGFAPWIVYWILVGNTGFVTAVAVAFGIALAGQVLQRARRQPSRTLEVGTVAVFALLLIAALLVDDAVLARWLQPLSNFGLFAIAAVGVLVGRPFVREYAVGSVDAATAAGGGFRYVTTAMTWMWVAAFGAMTLVSLIPPIVDGDATMRDDGDPLSIVCYWVLPYTLMGVAGLVSAMFPGWFDKTSHLLAEQSSMEPTVVSRPSPPEDRVEGSLVLDVVEDSRHDQPFAVAVRGAEPGAALTVRTTGTDLFGSQWRSEAVFVVPADGTVDVTSRAPVRGDWDVADSDAPLWAMRFVSDDRVPELFVPPAGPWNVTVDVTSAQGRVRRTVIRRAAAPGVTVTEREVDGRPALLALPAGDAPTAGWPGVVCFGGSEGGVDSQRSNLEMLASHGWSALAYSWVDEPGTEPTLVDIPLERFATAVTFLRTLAQVDGDRVTAVGTSRGAEGLLAAACDGLLDVNGLVLTSPSSVSWQAIGPEGEIPDTPSWTRRGRAVPWAPLPGGTLMPQLIRNAWHAHRDIAAGRPSLLRLGTAYRAGLAAAPANSILHSERVAAPLLCLTGEDDELWPSADMATALLARRAERHDEHRCFPGAGHLVRWGMFPSGAQWTGGIALGGGGIGQARAQREAIQCVLGFLSRTAATTSA
- a CDS encoding glutamine synthetase family protein — its product is MGTGGGNTASSDRVVGSIVDMAGVSRAKVFPRSRLSAFAEAGAGASSSWSVFCVDDHLAFTPSFSVTGDLRLRIDPDEVRDLGNGTYWAPANLCEQDGTPSQACTRGALRRVTTRLAESGLSARTGHEIEFTLFDAASTEEWSAYGLNAVLAQEEFIERLLAAASSAELPIEQVHAEAGLNQFEVALAPADPVEAADNAVLARALISRVARVQGLRASFSPMPVAGGAGNGAHQHVSFTERGLPILSGGPGPHGLTLAGGAAVAGILRALPEFTAVLAGSVLSHLRLRPGMWSGVFRCWGLENREAAVRLCADTAGNPHGANLEIKPIDPSANPYLSSAAILGAAHDGITGGLTLPDEVSVDPADLSGTHAVDLLPTLSSDMLGAFESSALARDLFGPLIMEALVAVRGYEHAEYRAKPVDEVAQRFRYAWTS